The following are encoded together in the Candidatus Methylomirabilis oxygeniifera genome:
- a CDS encoding conserved protein of unknown function (Evidence 4 : Homologs of previously reported genes of unknown function) has translation MFQHHFPLDMLDRSSYILSMNRLSKDKRAQVVAALVEGNSIRSTVRMTGVAKGTVLKLLADLGAACSEYQRRTLVNLRCKRIQCDEIWSFCYAKEKNVPEHMKGKPGVGDVWTWAAMDADSKLMISWLVGERDAGYAAEFINDLATRLATRVQLTTDGLKMYLTAIEGAFGADVDYAQLVKLFGEAPEQQQRRYSPPQCTGCQKNRIEGNPDPRHVSTSFVERQNLTMRMSMRRFTRLTNAFSKKVENLEAAVALHFMWYNFGRVHQTLRVTPAMQAGVTDHVWSLEEIVGLLDSN, from the coding sequence ATGTTTCAACATCATTTTCCTCTTGACATGCTTGACCGCTCAAGCTATATTCTGAGTATGAACAGATTAAGCAAGGACAAGCGGGCACAAGTCGTAGCCGCCCTAGTCGAAGGCAATTCGATTCGCTCCACTGTCCGCATGACGGGTGTAGCCAAAGGCACGGTCCTCAAGCTCTTGGCCGATCTCGGAGCAGCTTGCAGTGAGTACCAGCGGCGAACCCTCGTGAATCTCCGCTGCAAGCGTATCCAGTGCGATGAGATATGGTCATTCTGCTATGCGAAGGAAAAGAACGTGCCTGAGCACATGAAGGGAAAACCAGGAGTCGGCGATGTGTGGACTTGGGCGGCTATGGACGCCGACTCCAAACTGATGATCTCTTGGCTGGTAGGCGAACGTGACGCGGGCTATGCTGCTGAGTTTATCAACGATCTTGCAACGCGGCTCGCTACCCGCGTACAACTCACGACGGACGGGTTGAAGATGTATCTGACTGCCATAGAGGGTGCGTTTGGAGCCGATGTGGACTACGCGCAATTAGTGAAGCTGTTCGGGGAAGCGCCAGAGCAGCAGCAGAGGCGATACAGTCCGCCTCAGTGTACGGGATGCCAGAAAAACCGGATTGAAGGAAACCCCGATCCTCGGCACGTCTCGACCTCGTTTGTGGAACGCCAGAACCTTACCATGCGCATGAGCATGAGGAGATTCACTCGACTGACTAATGCCTTCTCGAAGAAAGTTGAGAACCTTGAGGCCGCTGTTGCCCTACATTTCATGTGGTACAACTTCGGGCGGGTACATCAGACGCTTCGAGTTACCCCGGCGATGCAGGCGGGAGTTACCGATCATGTATGGTCGCTCGAAGAAATTGTCGGCTTACTGGATTCAAACTGA
- a CDS encoding ABC transporter related — protein MIEADKLTKFYDKHTAIRDVSFKVDKGEIVGFLGPNGAGKTTTMRILTGCLPPSSGTARVAGYDILIESLQVRRRIGYLPENVPLYTDMKVTDYLAFVAEVKGVDRGRRRQRIDEIMDKCGVAKVRRTLIGALSRGYKQRVGIAQALLNDPEVLIMDEPTIGLDPSQIIEIRQLIKELAGQSTVILSTHILPEVSMLCHRVIIINNGQIVAVDTPENLTAGLQSSTKLRIRVEGPVNQVGMALTQLPGVLRVMAEDEARLSAGHADAQTGETTHSLVVESERHCDLRREVSRLIVERGWGLLELRPADMSLEEIFVRLVTKEAHEVQS, from the coding sequence ATGATCGAAGCGGACAAGCTCACGAAATTTTACGACAAGCATACGGCGATTCGGGACGTCTCCTTCAAGGTCGATAAAGGGGAGATCGTGGGGTTTCTCGGGCCGAACGGCGCCGGCAAGACCACCACGATGCGGATCCTGACCGGTTGTCTGCCGCCCAGCAGCGGGACGGCGCGCGTCGCGGGCTATGATATTCTGATCGAATCGCTCCAGGTGCGGCGACGTATCGGCTACCTGCCGGAGAACGTACCGCTCTATACCGACATGAAGGTGACCGACTACCTGGCGTTCGTGGCAGAGGTGAAGGGCGTAGATCGTGGACGGAGGCGACAGAGGATCGACGAGATCATGGACAAGTGCGGCGTCGCCAAAGTCCGGCGGACCTTGATCGGCGCCCTCTCGCGCGGTTACAAGCAGCGGGTCGGGATCGCTCAGGCGCTGCTCAACGATCCTGAGGTGCTCATCATGGATGAGCCGACTATCGGGCTCGATCCGAGCCAAATTATCGAAATCAGACAGCTCATCAAAGAGCTGGCCGGCCAAAGCACGGTGATCCTGTCCACGCACATCCTGCCAGAGGTCAGCATGCTCTGTCATCGGGTGATTATCATCAACAACGGACAGATTGTGGCAGTCGATACCCCGGAGAACCTGACGGCCGGGCTTCAGAGTTCCACCAAACTGCGCATCAGGGTCGAGGGACCAGTGAACCAGGTTGGGATGGCCCTAACCCAGCTTCCAGGCGTGCTGCGGGTCATGGCGGAGGATGAGGCGCGCCTGTCTGCCGGACATGCCGACGCACAGACAGGCGAGACTACCCACAGCCTTGTCGTCGAGTCGGAGCGACATTGCGACCTGCGTCGTGAGGTCTCCCGTCTGATCGTTGAGCGCGGATGGGGACTGCTGGAGCTCCGTCCCGCCGACATGAGCTTGGAGGAGATCTTCGTGCGCCTGGTAACCAAGGAAGCGCATGAGGTGCAGTCATGA